From the genome of Labrus bergylta chromosome 4, fLabBer1.1, whole genome shotgun sequence, one region includes:
- the LOC109991456 gene encoding uncharacterized protein isoform X2, translating to MTDRVIVQVPVLKDLELIQLLSKEANSQERPHLLLISPQYLAKCNHEIAARLQMKGKFVVNEKHLLQLLNPKCPSCGCKLKTEKVTNGLLIIFNQQCLQCGYRNQWTSQVDAKISTDEEQHLTGYVEVTPESPQVEPTDDAQAGMTDVPEIVASIDEESDQMEETDESDQDDVDSDEDWKPDKDSLLAKVPLQKTRGEDETEDEDEDEEEEEGEDDHPPIAHKDSQLCTDCGKFFNKCRPHTCEHKTKPYSCNICGKRFAFDHALSRHSRIHDANYEYRCKYCHVTFKTKVDKITHEQTHMVEGKPYKCPDCPETFAKNKERRIHIQDHRGPPQLKCDFCGIEFCWPLALRRHLAVHTGEKPHKCSICERGFNQQSHLKSHMRLHTGERPFKCQHCDKCFNHNVSLKSHVQRYHSFNLGGEPDNNNETSRTAFDFQGDQNNRVAATVPGNVEVKQEPEESVGTEQLSRPKYKKRSTGRPLGRPKSDEPNTKTPKRLQSLRKTQCTEESDDEQSDCDMSSDPAEDEEKRTDKIKQNIARSRGRVKRSNSKKKYSCQNTGKSLKRRGRPRKNRELCS from the exons ATGACAGATCGTGTGATAGTTCAAGTTCCAGTTCTGAAGGATCTGGAGTTAATCCAATTG CTTTCCAAGGAAGCCAATTCCCAAGAAAGGCCTCATCTTCTCCTGATAAGCCCTCAATACCTGGCCAAGTGCAACCAcgaaat agCCGCACGTCTACAGATGAAAGGGAAGTTCGTTGTGAATGAAAAACACCTCCTCCAGTTGTTAAACCCAAAGTGCCCTTCGTGTGGCTGCAAACTTAAGACAGAGAAGGTCACCAATGGGCTGCTCATCATCTTTAACCAACAGTGCCTTCAGTGTGGATACCGAAACCAGTGGACAAGCCAGGTCGATGCCAAAATCTCGACAGATGAAGAGCAACACCTGACAGGATATGTAGAAGTCACTCCAGAGAGCCCACAG GTAGAGCCAACTGATGACGCCCAGGCGGGTATGACAGACGTACCTGAGATTGTTGCTTCTATTGATGAAGAAAGCGATCAAATGGAGGAAACGGATGAATCTGATCAGGATGACGTAGATTCAGATGAGGACTGGAAGCCTGATAAGGATTCCTTGCTGGCTAAAGTACCTCTTCAGAAAACTAGAGGGGAAGATGAAACCGAAGACGAAGACgaagacgaagaggaggaggagggagaagacgATCATCCTCCAATTGCACACAAGGACAGCCAGCTCTGCACTGACTGTGGGAAGTTTTTCAATAAATGTAGGCCTCACACATGTGAGCACAAAACTAAACCTTATTCTTGCAACATTTGTGGAAAAAGGTTTGCCTTTGATCACGCCCTAAGTCGTCACAGCAGAATCCACGATGCAAACTATGAGTACCGGTGCAAATACTGCCATGTTACATTCAAAACAAAGGTGGACAAAATCACTCACGAGCAGACCCACATGGTTGAAGGAAAGCCGTATAAATGTCCTGACTGTCCAGAGACGTTTGCCAAAAATAAGGAACGCAGAATCCACATTCAGGATCACAGAGGCCCTCCACAGTTAAAATGTGACTTCTGTGGGATTGAGTTCTGCTGGCCCCTCGCTCTCCGGAGACACTTAGCTGTGCACACGGGAGAGAAGCCGCACAAGTGTTCAATTTGTGAACGTGGCTTCAACCAGCAAAGCCACCTGAAGTCTCACATGCGCCTCCACACAGGCGAGAGGCCTTTTAAGTGTCAGCATTGTGACAAATgctttaatcacaatgtcaGTTTGAAGAGTCACGTCCAGCGCTACCACTCATTCAACTTAGGAGGGGAACCGGATAACAATAATGAAACTTCAAGGACTGCGTTTGACTTTCAGGGGGATCAAAACAATAGAGTTGCAGCTACAGTGCCTGGCAATGTAGAGGTAAAACAGGAACCAGAAGAGAGTGTGGGAACGGAGCAACTATCTCGACCcaagtataaaaaaagaagcacaggTAGACCTTTAGGAAGGCCGAAAAGCGATGAACCAAACACTAAGACTCCAAAACGGTTGCAGAGTTTAAGGAAGACACAGTGCACTGAAGAAAGTGATGATGAGCAGAGTGACTGTGACATGTCCTCTGATCCagcagaggatgaagagaaaaggACTGATAAGATAAAACAGAACATAGCTAGATCAAGGGGGAGAGTAAAAAGGTCGAACAGTAAAAAGAAGTACAGCTGCCAGAACACCGGTAAGAGCTTAAAGCGCAGGGGACGACCAAGGAAAAATCGTGAGCTCTGTTCTTGA
- the LOC109991456 gene encoding uncharacterized protein isoform X1, protein MCSVVGCYSGRLGVQRFKLPEDPERRLEWVRFLATVNKQRFKESSWTDISVCIEHFKDDCFENKFGVTDKVQLTLKPSAVPSLFDKSESEEPEPSLESPTCGESLETIEGACQQDNDRSCDSSSSSSEGSGVNPIAFQGSQFPRKASSSPDKPSIPGQVQPRNVNINLMREKAARLQMKGKFVVNEKHLLQLLNPKCPSCGCKLKTEKVTNGLLIIFNQQCLQCGYRNQWTSQVDAKISTDEEQHLTGYVEVTPESPQVEPTDDAQAGMTDVPEIVASIDEESDQMEETDESDQDDVDSDEDWKPDKDSLLAKVPLQKTRGEDETEDEDEDEEEEEGEDDHPPIAHKDSQLCTDCGKFFNKCRPHTCEHKTKPYSCNICGKRFAFDHALSRHSRIHDANYEYRCKYCHVTFKTKVDKITHEQTHMVEGKPYKCPDCPETFAKNKERRIHIQDHRGPPQLKCDFCGIEFCWPLALRRHLAVHTGEKPHKCSICERGFNQQSHLKSHMRLHTGERPFKCQHCDKCFNHNVSLKSHVQRYHSFNLGGEPDNNNETSRTAFDFQGDQNNRVAATVPGNVEVKQEPEESVGTEQLSRPKYKKRSTGRPLGRPKSDEPNTKTPKRLQSLRKTQCTEESDDEQSDCDMSSDPAEDEEKRTDKIKQNIARSRGRVKRSNSKKKYSCQNTGKSLKRRGRPRKNRELCS, encoded by the exons ATGTGCTCGGTTGTTGGATGTTACTCGGGGCGTCTCGGTGTGCAGCGGTTCAAGTTACCAGAGGACCCGGAGAGGAGACTGGAGTGGGTTCGGTTTCTAGCTACTGTCAATAAACAGCGTTTCAAAGAGTCATCCTGGACTGACATTTCCGTTTGCATCGAGCATTTTAAAGATGATTGTTTTGAAAACAAATTCGGTGTGACTGACAAGGTTCAGTTAACGCTAAAGCCCAGTGCAGTGCCGTCGCTGTTTGACAAGTCCGAGTCCGAGGAGCCTGAGCCATCTCTGGAGAGCCCAACATGTGGG GAGTCTTTGGAAACAATTGAAGGTGCTTGTCAGCAGGACAATGACAGATCGTGTGATAGTTCAAGTTCCAGTTCTGAAGGATCTGGAGTTAATCCAATTG CTTTCCAAGGAAGCCAATTCCCAAGAAAGGCCTCATCTTCTCCTGATAAGCCCTCAATACCTGGCCAAGTGCAACCAcgaaatgtaaatattaatctGATGAGAGAAAA agCCGCACGTCTACAGATGAAAGGGAAGTTCGTTGTGAATGAAAAACACCTCCTCCAGTTGTTAAACCCAAAGTGCCCTTCGTGTGGCTGCAAACTTAAGACAGAGAAGGTCACCAATGGGCTGCTCATCATCTTTAACCAACAGTGCCTTCAGTGTGGATACCGAAACCAGTGGACAAGCCAGGTCGATGCCAAAATCTCGACAGATGAAGAGCAACACCTGACAGGATATGTAGAAGTCACTCCAGAGAGCCCACAG GTAGAGCCAACTGATGACGCCCAGGCGGGTATGACAGACGTACCTGAGATTGTTGCTTCTATTGATGAAGAAAGCGATCAAATGGAGGAAACGGATGAATCTGATCAGGATGACGTAGATTCAGATGAGGACTGGAAGCCTGATAAGGATTCCTTGCTGGCTAAAGTACCTCTTCAGAAAACTAGAGGGGAAGATGAAACCGAAGACGAAGACgaagacgaagaggaggaggagggagaagacgATCATCCTCCAATTGCACACAAGGACAGCCAGCTCTGCACTGACTGTGGGAAGTTTTTCAATAAATGTAGGCCTCACACATGTGAGCACAAAACTAAACCTTATTCTTGCAACATTTGTGGAAAAAGGTTTGCCTTTGATCACGCCCTAAGTCGTCACAGCAGAATCCACGATGCAAACTATGAGTACCGGTGCAAATACTGCCATGTTACATTCAAAACAAAGGTGGACAAAATCACTCACGAGCAGACCCACATGGTTGAAGGAAAGCCGTATAAATGTCCTGACTGTCCAGAGACGTTTGCCAAAAATAAGGAACGCAGAATCCACATTCAGGATCACAGAGGCCCTCCACAGTTAAAATGTGACTTCTGTGGGATTGAGTTCTGCTGGCCCCTCGCTCTCCGGAGACACTTAGCTGTGCACACGGGAGAGAAGCCGCACAAGTGTTCAATTTGTGAACGTGGCTTCAACCAGCAAAGCCACCTGAAGTCTCACATGCGCCTCCACACAGGCGAGAGGCCTTTTAAGTGTCAGCATTGTGACAAATgctttaatcacaatgtcaGTTTGAAGAGTCACGTCCAGCGCTACCACTCATTCAACTTAGGAGGGGAACCGGATAACAATAATGAAACTTCAAGGACTGCGTTTGACTTTCAGGGGGATCAAAACAATAGAGTTGCAGCTACAGTGCCTGGCAATGTAGAGGTAAAACAGGAACCAGAAGAGAGTGTGGGAACGGAGCAACTATCTCGACCcaagtataaaaaaagaagcacaggTAGACCTTTAGGAAGGCCGAAAAGCGATGAACCAAACACTAAGACTCCAAAACGGTTGCAGAGTTTAAGGAAGACACAGTGCACTGAAGAAAGTGATGATGAGCAGAGTGACTGTGACATGTCCTCTGATCCagcagaggatgaagagaaaaggACTGATAAGATAAAACAGAACATAGCTAGATCAAGGGGGAGAGTAAAAAGGTCGAACAGTAAAAAGAAGTACAGCTGCCAGAACACCGGTAAGAGCTTAAAGCGCAGGGGACGACCAAGGAAAAATCGTGAGCTCTGTTCTTGA